In Candidatus Krumholzibacteriia bacterium, the following are encoded in one genomic region:
- a CDS encoding exopolysaccharide biosynthesis polyprenyl glycosylphosphotransferase, producing the protein MKKDATALDLATINEVVEAHEPLRLRIGSPRYAWWERAIKRAFDIVFALTVLALGAPAFFLIGLLVKLSSPGPVLFCQTRLGRDGRPFVFYKFRSMRHNNDDQVHREFCADFISGNGQDEPQVFKMVEDPRVTRIGGFLRRTSLDELPQFWNVLKGEMSVVGPRPPIAYEYEHYQEWHKDRLKVKPGLTGLWQVSGRSQVGFDEMVMLDLHYISRWSLLLDLRIVARTLPVMVRGEGAY; encoded by the coding sequence ATGAAGAAAGACGCGACTGCCCTCGATCTCGCCACGATCAACGAGGTCGTCGAAGCACACGAACCGCTCCGCCTGCGCATCGGCTCGCCCCGGTACGCATGGTGGGAGCGTGCCATCAAACGGGCGTTCGACATCGTGTTCGCCCTCACGGTGCTCGCCCTGGGCGCCCCTGCCTTCTTCCTGATCGGTCTGCTCGTCAAACTGAGCAGTCCCGGCCCGGTCCTGTTCTGCCAGACGCGTCTCGGTCGAGACGGTCGACCGTTCGTGTTCTACAAATTCCGCTCGATGCGCCACAACAACGACGACCAGGTGCACCGGGAGTTCTGCGCGGACTTCATCAGCGGCAACGGGCAGGACGAACCGCAGGTCTTCAAGATGGTGGAGGACCCCCGCGTCACGCGGATCGGTGGATTCCTCCGCCGGACGAGCCTCGACGAGCTCCCCCAGTTCTGGAACGTCCTCAAGGGCGAGATGAGCGTGGTCGGACCGCGACCGCCGATCGCCTACGAGTACGAGCACTACCAGGAATGGCACAAGGATCGCTTGAAGGTGAAACCCGGCTTGACCGGGCTCTGGCAGGTGAGCGGTCGCAGCCAGGTCGGCTTCGACGAGATGGTCATGCTCGACCTGCACTACATCAGCCGCTGGAGCCTGCTGCTGGACCTCCGGATCGTGGCCCGGACCCTTCCGGTCATGGTACGGGGAGAGGGTGCCTACTAG
- a CDS encoding polyprenyl synthetase family protein, giving the protein MSAKEGRIDLFGALEGFRRRFEPRLEAALERREHRYTPRLVQALRYTPLAGGKRLRPLVIELFARLGETGTEREWLDAGVAVELIHSCSLVLDDLPSMDDAALRRGRPTCHVVYGLDTAILAANAQLMLAFEILGELETWRPKLEATSLMARSVGVGGMIGGQHVDLHLADEARDLDALEYIHRHKTGVLFEASARLGVRLGGATDGVEECAAVYARNLGLAFQIKDDLLDVTASAEQIGKDTHQDREHGTFVGRLGLAESEEIMHRLLATARESIGPLGGHDPETLGLLHAVCDYVGVRRH; this is encoded by the coding sequence GTGAGTGCGAAGGAGGGGCGGATCGACCTGTTCGGCGCGCTGGAGGGGTTCCGGCGGCGCTTCGAGCCGCGACTCGAGGCGGCCCTGGAGCGCCGCGAGCACCGGTACACGCCTCGCCTGGTCCAGGCCCTCCGATATACGCCCCTCGCCGGCGGCAAGCGACTCCGTCCGCTGGTCATCGAGCTCTTCGCGCGCCTGGGTGAGACGGGAACCGAGCGGGAGTGGCTGGACGCCGGTGTCGCCGTGGAGCTGATCCACAGCTGTTCGCTGGTCCTCGACGACCTTCCGAGCATGGACGATGCCGCCCTGCGTCGCGGACGTCCGACCTGCCACGTCGTCTACGGACTCGACACCGCGATCCTGGCTGCCAACGCGCAGCTCATGCTCGCCTTCGAGATCCTCGGCGAGCTCGAGACCTGGAGACCGAAGCTCGAGGCGACGTCGCTGATGGCCCGCTCCGTGGGTGTCGGGGGCATGATCGGTGGACAGCACGTCGATCTGCACCTGGCCGACGAGGCCCGCGACCTCGACGCGCTGGAGTACATCCACCGACACAAGACGGGCGTGCTGTTCGAAGCGTCGGCCCGCCTCGGTGTGCGTCTGGGGGGCGCCACCGACGGCGTGGAGGAGTGCGCCGCGGTGTACGCGCGGAACCTGGGTCTGGCCTTCCAGATCAAGGACGATCTGCTCGACGTGACGGCCAGTGCCGAGCAGATCGGCAAGGACACGCACCAGGACCGCGAGCACGGGACCTTCGTGGGACGACTCGGGCTGGCCGAGAGCGAGGAGATCATGCATCGTCTGCTCGCGACGGCCCGTGAGTCGATCGGGCCGCTCGGCGGCCACGACCCCGAGACGCTGGGCCTGTTGCACGCGGTGTGCGACTACGTCGGCGTGCGCCGTCACTAG
- a CDS encoding glycosyltransferase, producing MLSVVVPTYRKADLLRRTLEALADQWLPDAVEWEVVVVDDGSDDEGATDAVLEDLAARIPLVEAGCGRNEGRARARNRGWRAARGRWILFLDDDIVLRSGALVAHVEAQRAREGVHLGTVVTAPEIVDSALFDYLDTRGVAKCPPASEVPSRYLLTQNVSIPRAALERVGGFDEDFGAYGFEDMEIAFRLEDHAGMRFYALPAAVGEHVHHHSLDEYLQKKVVCGRETLPRLAELHPHRLAEMKLDVLPGLSANAAASRRALAVALAASWSLGFPGLVRALLLRWPDGAFSALRHRAYDYAVLSAYAAGLRQRTSAISDH from the coding sequence ATGTTGAGCGTCGTCGTCCCGACCTATCGCAAGGCCGACCTGCTCCGCCGTACACTGGAGGCGCTGGCGGACCAGTGGCTTCCCGATGCGGTCGAGTGGGAGGTGGTGGTCGTCGACGACGGTTCCGACGACGAGGGGGCCACGGACGCTGTCCTCGAGGATCTGGCTGCGCGCATTCCGCTGGTCGAAGCCGGCTGCGGCCGGAACGAAGGGCGGGCTCGGGCCCGGAACCGCGGTTGGCGTGCGGCACGCGGACGCTGGATCCTGTTCCTCGACGACGACATCGTGCTGCGTTCCGGGGCGCTGGTGGCCCACGTCGAGGCGCAGCGCGCGCGCGAGGGCGTCCACCTGGGGACCGTGGTCACCGCCCCCGAGATCGTGGACTCGGCACTGTTCGACTACCTCGACACGCGAGGGGTGGCGAAGTGCCCTCCGGCCTCGGAGGTCCCGTCCCGGTACCTGCTCACGCAGAACGTCTCGATCCCGCGTGCGGCGCTGGAGCGGGTGGGGGGATTCGACGAGGACTTCGGCGCCTACGGTTTCGAGGACATGGAGATCGCGTTCCGCCTCGAGGACCACGCGGGCATGCGCTTCTACGCGCTCCCCGCGGCAGTGGGAGAACACGTCCACCACCATAGCCTGGACGAGTACCTCCAGAAGAAGGTCGTCTGCGGACGGGAGACGCTTCCGCGCCTCGCCGAGCTGCACCCGCACCGTCTCGCGGAGATGAAGCTCGACGTCCTGCCGGGTCTCTCCGCGAACGCCGCGGCGTCACGCCGCGCACTGGCAGTGGCCCTTGCCGCGAGCTGGTCCCTGGGGTTCCCCGGATTGGTGAGGGCACTGTTGCTGCGGTGGCCGGACGGCGCTTTTTCCGCCCTCCGCCACCGCGCCTACGACTACGCCGTCCTGAGCGCCTATGCGGCAGGTCTCCGGCAGCGCACATCTGCCATTTCGGACCACTGA
- a CDS encoding glycosyltransferase, producing the protein MSDGADRLRVAFVVDSLVVGGAERVVEALVTGLQHEGFEVVVGCLRGPGPIGEALRARGVRVDEGLATRRADPLQIPAVIRWLRGVGAEVAFVLDHSNALFFGRVAARFAGIPAVVGVHRTRRADGSPSLGRIDRLLEPWTAAVVAVSHGHAEYLAQFEGVDRSRLRVVYNGVDVDRFAASAEPGSRAPARGRLGLPKAAVVFAVVAALRPEKNHESLLGALAAPELAAVHLAVVGDGARRDALRVRAAELGVDTRVHWLGWRNDVEQVLAAADGLVLPSHPNVETFPMCVLEAMAAARAVVATRVGSLDEMVEEGRTGWLVPPGDAAALRAALVEAASTPRERQRRGEAGRAHVIENFTEARMVAGVAAVLREAVRG; encoded by the coding sequence GTGAGCGACGGAGCGGACCGCCTGCGGGTGGCCTTCGTCGTGGACTCCCTGGTCGTGGGGGGCGCCGAACGCGTCGTCGAGGCACTGGTCACCGGCCTGCAACACGAGGGCTTCGAGGTGGTCGTCGGATGCCTCCGCGGTCCCGGACCGATCGGTGAAGCGCTCCGTGCGCGCGGCGTCCGCGTGGACGAAGGACTCGCGACGCGTCGCGCGGACCCTCTCCAGATTCCCGCGGTGATCCGGTGGCTGCGCGGTGTGGGTGCCGAGGTGGCCTTCGTCCTCGATCACTCGAATGCGCTGTTCTTCGGTAGAGTGGCAGCCCGCTTCGCCGGGATTCCGGCGGTGGTGGGGGTCCACCGCACGCGACGCGCGGACGGATCCCCCAGCCTCGGACGGATCGATCGTCTGCTCGAGCCGTGGACCGCGGCGGTCGTCGCCGTCAGCCACGGCCATGCCGAGTACCTGGCGCAGTTCGAGGGCGTGGACCGGTCGCGGCTGCGGGTCGTGTACAACGGAGTCGACGTGGACCGCTTCGCCGCGAGCGCGGAGCCGGGATCGCGGGCTCCGGCGCGTGGCCGCCTGGGTCTTCCGAAGGCAGCCGTGGTGTTCGCGGTCGTAGCGGCTCTGAGACCCGAGAAGAACCACGAATCCCTGTTAGGAGCCCTTGCAGCGCCAGAACTCGCCGCCGTTCACCTCGCCGTGGTGGGCGACGGCGCGCGGCGGGATGCACTCCGCGTCCGGGCCGCAGAACTCGGTGTCGACACGCGGGTCCATTGGTTGGGTTGGCGCAACGACGTCGAACAGGTGCTCGCCGCTGCCGACGGCCTGGTGTTGCCATCCCACCCGAACGTGGAGACGTTTCCGATGTGCGTGCTCGAAGCCATGGCGGCCGCGCGGGCGGTGGTGGCCACGCGGGTCGGTTCGCTCGACGAGATGGTCGAGGAGGGACGCACGGGCTGGCTGGTGCCGCCCGGTGATGCCGCGGCCCTGCGGGCCGCGCTCGTGGAGGCCGCATCGACTCCACGGGAGAGGCAGCGCCGGGGCGAGGCGGGTCGTGCGCACGTGATCGAGAACTTCACCGAGGCACGGATGGTGGCCGGCGTTGCCGCCGTCCTCCGGGAGGCGGTCCGAGGGTGA
- a CDS encoding Gfo/Idh/MocA family oxidoreductase yields the protein MTSPVRVGVIGVGYWGPNLLRNFNSIKGAEATWCADPNEARLRHMANLYPGVRTTTDYGEILADPDVDAVVVATPANTHCEITCEAFAAGKHVFVEKPMAVSTVECHRMVEAGQKAGRKLMVGHTFLFNNAVHRIKELIVSGELGDIFYVYVNRVNLGLFREDCNVVWDLAPHDIAILNWLLDSTPERLTGKGHAYVQPKIEDVAFINLHYPNDVMAHLHVSWLDPNKVRTITVVGSKKMLVYDDVSNTEKLRVYDKGVTVLPHYDTFGEFQLSYRYGDIVIPKIDGAEPLKNEAEHFVQAIVEDVPLRSDGQSGLDVVHALELACASICDDGRSLEFDPARTVG from the coding sequence GTGACGTCACCCGTCCGCGTGGGGGTGATCGGGGTCGGCTACTGGGGCCCCAACCTGCTGCGCAACTTCAACAGCATCAAGGGCGCCGAGGCCACCTGGTGCGCCGATCCGAACGAGGCCCGCCTGCGGCACATGGCCAATCTCTATCCGGGGGTCCGGACCACCACGGACTACGGAGAGATCCTGGCCGATCCGGACGTCGACGCCGTGGTCGTGGCCACTCCCGCCAACACGCATTGCGAGATCACCTGCGAGGCCTTCGCGGCCGGTAAGCACGTGTTCGTGGAGAAGCCCATGGCCGTCTCCACGGTCGAATGCCATCGCATGGTCGAGGCCGGACAGAAGGCGGGCCGGAAGCTCATGGTGGGCCACACCTTCCTGTTCAACAACGCGGTGCACCGGATCAAGGAACTCATCGTTTCCGGTGAACTGGGCGACATCTTCTACGTCTACGTGAATCGGGTGAACCTGGGCCTGTTCCGTGAGGACTGCAACGTGGTGTGGGATCTTGCCCCGCACGACATCGCGATCCTCAACTGGTTGCTCGATTCCACGCCCGAGCGGCTGACGGGCAAGGGGCACGCCTACGTGCAGCCGAAGATCGAGGACGTGGCCTTCATCAACCTGCATTACCCGAACGACGTCATGGCGCACCTGCACGTCAGCTGGCTCGATCCCAACAAGGTGCGCACGATCACCGTCGTCGGGAGCAAGAAGATGCTCGTGTACGACGACGTGTCGAACACCGAGAAGCTGCGGGTGTACGACAAGGGCGTGACCGTGCTTCCCCACTACGACACCTTCGGCGAGTTCCAGCTGAGCTATCGCTACGGGGACATCGTCATCCCGAAGATCGACGGAGCCGAACCGCTGAAGAACGAGGCCGAGCACTTCGTGCAGGCCATCGTCGAGGACGTTCCGCTGCGCAGTGACGGGCAGAGCGGACTGGACGTCGTGCACGCACTCGAACTGGCCTGCGCGTCGATCTGCGACGACGGGCGGAGCCTGGAGTTCGATCCGGCCCGCACCGTGGGCTGA
- a CDS encoding SPOR domain-containing protein, with protein MRHRFHVTLALAAACALTLNACSQPPREPRSDPAADLPAPPADDTDGNGTKVYDLESEGEFPPPPRDVEFEEDQLPPPETLPSTPIGAAADTVAGQDVEPRKVEPSVEVPVEPTAEADRRSETLETARGWRVQLAAAGARGDADRVAREASARLGVPCYVDFEAPLFKVRAGDFVDRAEALRLRDRARANGYDGAWIVTTEVVSGRGS; from the coding sequence ATGCGACATCGATTCCACGTGACCCTGGCCTTGGCCGCTGCCTGCGCGCTCACGCTCAACGCCTGCAGCCAACCGCCGCGAGAGCCGCGCTCGGACCCGGCCGCGGACCTACCCGCGCCTCCGGCCGACGACACCGACGGGAACGGGACCAAGGTCTACGACCTCGAGTCCGAGGGCGAGTTCCCACCGCCGCCCCGAGACGTGGAATTCGAGGAGGACCAGCTCCCACCGCCGGAGACCTTGCCGTCGACCCCGATCGGCGCGGCCGCGGACACCGTCGCGGGCCAGGACGTGGAGCCCCGGAAGGTGGAGCCCAGCGTGGAGGTCCCCGTCGAGCCGACCGCCGAGGCGGATCGACGCTCCGAGACCCTGGAGACCGCGCGCGGCTGGCGTGTGCAACTGGCCGCGGCCGGTGCCCGGGGCGACGCCGACCGCGTCGCGCGTGAGGCCTCGGCCCGTCTCGGCGTGCCGTGCTACGTGGACTTCGAAGCACCACTGTTCAAGGTCCGGGCGGGCGACTTCGTGGACCGTGCCGAAGCCCTTCGTCTGCGCGACCGCGCCCGGGCGAACGGCTACGACGGAGCCTGGATCGTGACCACCGAGGTCGTGAGCGGCCGCGGCTCTTGA
- a CDS encoding glycosyltransferase, translating to MRLAFLSIGRHLHTERWVGWFAERGHECHLLTVQPGPIEGVTVHDIRSAAPTKPLRYLRSLRVVRRLLGDIRPDLLNTHFLTGYGYWGDFSGFHPNVLTVWGDDVYVTPHENALKKWLARRALRNAEAVTGDSLDILHGCVDLGADASRCYEVLWGVDFERFRPDRPQSVREELGVPAEAPVIFSPRSFTQPYYNLDVIIEACVALRRDRPDVHVVFAGYEGDPAPFVERARAAGLSENTHFVGRIPHDRFGEYLVGTDVFVSVPSVDATAVSLLEAMACGTGIVVSSLPSSTEWIRDGENGLVVPPRDVEALTDALGRAVADPDARRRWGEAAHARARAVADHDANMRRAESIYLELVEARPLPEDLSSLAELRARP from the coding sequence GTGCGTCTGGCCTTCCTGAGCATCGGACGGCACCTGCACACCGAGCGATGGGTGGGCTGGTTCGCCGAGCGTGGACACGAGTGCCATCTCCTGACCGTCCAGCCGGGACCGATCGAGGGTGTCACCGTCCACGACATCCGGTCCGCGGCACCGACCAAACCCCTTCGGTACCTGCGGAGCCTCCGGGTCGTACGCCGCCTGTTGGGCGACATCCGGCCGGACCTCCTGAACACGCATTTCCTGACCGGCTACGGCTACTGGGGCGACTTCAGTGGTTTCCACCCGAACGTACTCACGGTGTGGGGCGACGACGTCTACGTCACGCCGCACGAGAACGCTCTGAAGAAGTGGCTGGCCCGGCGTGCGCTGCGCAATGCCGAGGCCGTCACCGGGGACTCGCTCGACATCCTGCACGGTTGCGTGGATCTCGGTGCCGATGCCTCTCGATGCTACGAGGTCCTCTGGGGGGTCGATTTCGAACGGTTCCGTCCCGACCGTCCGCAGTCCGTCCGCGAGGAGCTGGGCGTTCCCGCCGAGGCACCGGTGATCTTCTCGCCCCGAAGCTTCACGCAGCCCTACTACAACCTCGACGTGATCATCGAGGCCTGCGTGGCGCTGCGGAGGGACCGCCCCGACGTGCACGTGGTCTTCGCCGGGTACGAGGGCGATCCGGCGCCCTTCGTCGAACGTGCGCGAGCCGCCGGACTGTCCGAGAACACCCACTTCGTCGGACGGATCCCGCACGATCGGTTCGGCGAGTACCTCGTGGGGACCGACGTCTTCGTGAGCGTGCCGTCGGTCGATGCGACGGCCGTGTCCCTCCTGGAAGCCATGGCCTGCGGGACGGGCATCGTGGTCAGTTCGTTGCCGAGTTCCACGGAGTGGATCCGGGACGGCGAGAACGGCCTGGTCGTTCCGCCACGCGACGTCGAAGCCCTGACCGACGCACTGGGGCGAGCGGTCGCGGATCCGGACGCACGACGACGATGGGGTGAGGCCGCTCATGCCCGGGCGCGCGCGGTGGCCGACCACGACGCGAACATGCGTCGCGCCGAGTCGATCTACCTGGAACTCGTCGAAGCACGGCCACTGCCCGAGGACCTCTCGAGCCTGGCCGAGCTCCGCGCGCGTCCGTGA
- the rfbD gene encoding dTDP-4-dehydrorhamnose reductase, producing the protein MRFLITGARGMMGRALSAQAEEQGHEVWPTDIERLAHDPQDRIDVTDAAGLDRAVANFRPDAVFHLAAMTQVDDCEKRPEEAYAINAVGTRNVALLCRRHELDLVYISTGSIFAGSKPTPYHEFDDPAPASVYARSKWAGEVAVRELVPHHYVVRAGWMFGGGAEDKKFVAKMIELARGRDVLRAVDDKFGSPCYTRDISRRCLELLQTGHYGTFHAANDGMCSRYEMARAIVEFAGVRDCRVDPCSSAEFPLPAPRPRMEAMDGLHARLIGLRPQPHWRDALRDYIETVLL; encoded by the coding sequence ATGCGATTTCTCATCACCGGCGCCCGCGGCATGATGGGCCGCGCCCTGTCCGCCCAGGCCGAGGAGCAGGGGCACGAGGTCTGGCCGACGGACATCGAGCGTCTCGCCCACGATCCGCAGGATCGGATCGACGTCACCGACGCCGCTGGTCTCGACCGGGCTGTCGCGAATTTTCGCCCCGATGCCGTGTTCCACCTCGCCGCCATGACGCAGGTCGACGACTGCGAGAAGCGGCCCGAGGAGGCCTACGCGATCAACGCGGTGGGTACACGCAACGTCGCTCTGTTGTGTCGTCGCCACGAACTCGACCTGGTCTATATCAGTACCGGAAGCATCTTTGCCGGATCCAAACCGACGCCCTACCACGAGTTCGACGACCCGGCCCCGGCCAGTGTCTACGCTCGCAGCAAGTGGGCTGGCGAAGTCGCCGTCCGCGAGCTGGTCCCCCACCACTACGTGGTCCGGGCCGGATGGATGTTCGGCGGAGGCGCGGAGGACAAGAAGTTCGTGGCGAAGATGATCGAACTCGCGCGCGGCCGGGATGTCCTCAGGGCGGTCGACGACAAGTTCGGCAGCCCCTGCTACACCCGTGACATCAGCCGTCGCTGCCTCGAACTCCTGCAGACCGGGCACTACGGAACCTTCCACGCGGCGAACGACGGCATGTGTTCACGCTACGAGATGGCCCGCGCGATCGTCGAGTTCGCCGGCGTCCGCGATTGCCGCGTCGATCCTTGCAGCTCCGCCGAGTTCCCGCTGCCCGCGCCCCGGCCACGGATGGAGGCCATGGACGGCCTCCACGCCCGCCTGATCGGACTCCGCCCCCAACCGCACTGGCGCGACGCCCTTCGGGACTACATCGAGACCGTGT
- a CDS encoding DegT/DnrJ/EryC1/StrS family aminotransferase has translation MRFLDLEAQNAPIRDEVLARWGEILDSNAFILGPAVRSFEQAFAAYCEAEHCIGTSSGTTAIQLMLMGAGVGPGDEVITAPNTFIATVEAIAAVGATPVFADADPTTWLLDPEATEAAITERTKAIMPVHLYGIPVDLDRFRVLADRHGLLLMEDAAQAHGARWKGRRIGHGSYGAGFSFYPGKNLGAFGDGGAVVTNDPELADQVEALRHHGQAEKNVHAVPGVTGRLDSLQAAVLEIKLGRLDAWNARRRAHAALYRELLAGSRYSTPQAPEGCEPVYHLFAINHPETDRVRTALTENGIQWGMHYPRAVHRQPAFAHLGAEGAFPIAESICDNIVSLPMYAELADSDVRRVCEVLLSVDHE, from the coding sequence GTGCGTTTCCTGGACCTCGAGGCCCAGAACGCCCCCATCCGAGACGAGGTTCTGGCCCGGTGGGGCGAGATCCTCGACAGCAACGCCTTCATCCTCGGACCCGCGGTCCGCTCGTTCGAGCAGGCCTTCGCCGCGTACTGCGAGGCGGAGCACTGCATCGGAACGAGCTCGGGCACCACGGCCATCCAGCTCATGCTGATGGGCGCTGGGGTCGGTCCGGGCGACGAGGTGATCACGGCCCCGAACACCTTCATCGCCACGGTCGAGGCCATCGCGGCGGTCGGCGCCACTCCGGTCTTCGCCGACGCCGACCCGACGACCTGGCTGCTGGACCCGGAGGCGACCGAGGCGGCGATCACCGAGCGCACGAAGGCGATCATGCCCGTCCATCTCTACGGAATTCCGGTCGATCTCGACCGGTTTCGTGTATTGGCGGACCGGCACGGCCTGCTGTTGATGGAGGACGCGGCGCAGGCCCACGGTGCGCGCTGGAAGGGTCGGCGGATCGGTCACGGCAGCTACGGCGCCGGCTTCAGCTTCTACCCTGGCAAGAACCTGGGAGCCTTCGGCGACGGTGGTGCCGTCGTGACCAACGATCCGGAACTCGCTGATCAGGTGGAAGCCCTTCGACACCATGGTCAAGCCGAGAAGAACGTGCATGCCGTCCCCGGCGTGACGGGTCGACTCGATTCGCTCCAGGCTGCCGTCCTGGAGATCAAGCTGGGTCGTCTCGACGCGTGGAACGCACGGCGGCGTGCCCATGCAGCTCTCTACCGTGAACTCCTGGCCGGCTCACGGTACTCGACGCCGCAGGCCCCCGAGGGCTGCGAGCCGGTGTATCACCTCTTTGCCATCAATCATCCGGAGACCGACAGAGTACGGACCGCGCTGACGGAGAACGGCATCCAGTGGGGGATGCACTACCCTCGGGCGGTGCACCGCCAACCCGCGTTCGCCCATCTCGGAGCCGAGGGGGCGTTTCCGATCGCCGAGTCGATCTGCGACAACATCGTGTCCCTGCCGATGTATGCGGAGCTCGCGGATTCGGACGTCAGGCGGGTGTGCGAGGTCCTCCTCTCGGTCGATCACGAATGA